One Salvelinus sp. IW2-2015 linkage group LG4q.2, ASM291031v2, whole genome shotgun sequence DNA window includes the following coding sequences:
- the ngb gene encoding neuroglobin-2, which translates to MEKLTEKDKELIRGSWESLGKNKVSHGVVMFSRLFELEPALLNLFHYNTNCSPTQDCLSSPEFLDHVTKVMLVIDAAVSHLDDLHTLEDFLLNLGKKHQTVGVNTQSFAVVGESLLYMLQCSLGHGYTGPLRQAWLNMYTIVVAAMSRGWAKNGEHKTD; encoded by the exons ATGGAGAAGCTGACGGAGAAAGACAAGGAGCTGATCCGAGGCAGCTGGGAGAGTCTTGGCAAGAACAAAGTTTCACACGGAGTCGTCATGTTCTCCAG ACTGTTTGAACTAGAGCCTGCGCTCCTCAACCTCTTCCACTACAACACAAACTGTAGCCCCACACAAGACTGCCTCTCCAGCCCTGAGTTCCTGGACCATGTCACAAAG GTAATGCTGGTGATCGATGCAGCAGTCAGTCACCTGGACGACCTCCATACCTTGGAGGATTTTCTGCTCAATCTGGGGAAGAAGCACCAGACAGTTGGGGTTAACACCCAGTCTTTTGCT GTGGTGGGGGAGTCCCTTCTCTACATGTTGCAGTGTAGTCTGGGTCATGGGTACACTGGCCCACTGCGTCAGGCCTGGCTCAACATGTACACCATTGTAGTGGCGGCCATGAGCAGAGGATGGGCCAAGAACGGGGAACACAAGACTGACTGA